The Chanos chanos chromosome 6, fChaCha1.1, whole genome shotgun sequence genome includes a region encoding these proteins:
- the LOC115813638 gene encoding cytochrome P450 2C31-like gives MEISNTLLLAGLVLLLVLVLRWRRNASGVRLPPGPFALPLVGNLPWMNKHKPFQSFMKWSREYGPVLTVYMGPQRAVVLVGYDTVKETLVDQADDFMGRFQLPLIQRIVRGYGLAISNGERWKQLRRFTLTTLRDFGMGRKRMEAWIQEESKHLLDSMSENKAAPFDPMVFLSRAVSNVICALVFGQRFSYDNHHFLDLLQIISEVLRVGSTPSGQLYNIFPRLMEMLPGGHQTTFKNTERLRSFIMERIEEHKENLNPEDPRDFIDCFLIRLNKEKDNSNTEFHYDNLVGTCLNLFLAGTETTSTTIRYALMLLIKYPHIQEHMQKEIDTVIGQERSPLMEDRKSLPFIDAVLHEVQRYMDLVPLGVPHYATHNISFRGYTISKDTVIIPMLHSVLRDENHWQKPWSFNPEHFLDKNGNFKKDPAFLPFSAGKRSCVGESLARMEFFLFMVSLLQHFTFTCPGGPESIDASPAVSSFAKLPRRYELIATPR, from the exons ATGGAGATCTCTAACACACTGCTGTTGGCGGGCCTTGTCTTGCTGTTGGTGTTGGTGCTCAGGTGGAGGAGAAATGCTTCTGGAGTTCGTTTGCCACCAGGGCCATTTGCTCTTCCTCTTGTCGGCAATTTACCTTGGATGAACAAACACAAGCCCTTCCAATCCTTCATGAAG TGGAGTAGGGAATATGGACCAGTCTTGACTGTGTACATGGGACCCCAAAGAGCAGTGGTTCTAGTGGGTTATGATACGGTCAAAGAGACTCTGGTGGACCAGGCTGATGACTTCATGGGCCGATTCCAGCTCCCTTTGATTCAGAGAATAGTCAGAGGTTATG GCTTGGCCATCAGTAATGGAGAACGCTGGAAACAATTAAGGCGCTTCACACTCACCACACTCCGAGATTTTGGGATGGGACGCAAAAGGATGGAGGCGTGGATTCAGGAGGAGAGTAAACATCTACTGGACAGCATGAGTGAAAACAAAG CTGCTCCCTTTGATCCCATGGTCTTCCTAAGCCGAGCTGTGTCCAATGTCATCTGTGCTCTGGTGTTTGGTCAGCGTTTCAGTTACGATAACCATCATTTCCTGGACCTGCTCCAAATCATTTCTGAAGTATTACGCGTTGGAAGCACCCCCAGTGGACAG TTGTACAATATCTTCCCTCGACTGATGGAAATGCTGCCAGGGGGGCACCAAACCACCTTCAAAAACACGGAGAGACTACGCAGCTTCATTATGGAGAGGATAGAAGAACACAAGGAAAACCTGAATCCTGAGGACCCACGAGACTTCATCGACTGTTTCCTCATCAGACTGAACAAG GAAAAGGACAATTCAAATACAGAGTTTCACTATGATAATTTGGTAGGTACCTGCCTCAACCTGTTCCTGGCTGGGACCGAGACCACTAGCACCACTATCCGATATGCCCTAATGCTACTTATCAAATACCCACACATCCAAG AGCACATGCAGAAGGAGATTGACACTGTGATTGGGCAAGAGCGTAGTCCCTTAATGGAAGACAGGAAGTCCCTCCCCTTCATTGACGCAGTGCTCCATGAAGTGCAGCGTTACATGGATTTAGTGCCTCTCGGTGTTCCCCATTATGCCACTCACAACATCTCCTTCAGGGGCTATACTATTTCCAAG GACACTGTGATCATTCCCATGCTTCACTCTGTGCTGAGGGATGAGAACCACTGGCAAAAACCATGGAGTTTTAACCCTGAACACTTTTTGGACAAGAATGGGAACTTTAAAAAGGACCCTgctttcctccctttctctgcag gtAAACGATCATGTGTAGGTGAGTCTCTGGCTCGTATGGAGTTCTTTCTTTTCATGGTGTCTCTGCTACAACACTTTACCTTCACTTGTCCCGGGGGTCCTGAGAGTATAGACGCCAGTCCCGCGGTCAGCAGCTTTGCCAAATTGCCCCGCAGATATGAGCTCATCGCCACCCCCCGCTGA